A DNA window from Arachis hypogaea cultivar Tifrunner chromosome 18, arahy.Tifrunner.gnm2.J5K5, whole genome shotgun sequence contains the following coding sequences:
- the LOC112769345 gene encoding probable ureide permease A3 isoform X1 yields MLQLEMYLLESKAGAIVCVLLALFFLGTWPAILTLLERRGRLPQHTYLYYSLTNFLAALFIAFTVGEIGKSTPSEPNFLAQLAQDNWPSVLFAMGGGVVLSLGNLASQYAFAFVGLSITEVITASITVVIGTSLNYFLDGKINRAGILFPGVGCFLIAVCLGSAVHSSNTADNKVKLSNLSSDYNARLVDSFIEGGLDVICTDRTLVFYEKQENLSKL; encoded by the exons ATG TTGCAGTTGGAAATGTACTTGTTGGAGAGCAAGGCAGGTGCCATAGTTTGTGTGCTTTTGGCCCTTTTCTTCTTGGGGACATGGCCTGCTATCTTGACTTTGTTAGAGAGGCGAGGGCGTCTTCCTCAGCATACTTATCTTTATTACTCGCTCACCAATTTCCTTGCTGCTCTTTTCATTGCATTCACAGTTGGTGAGATAGGCAAGAGCACACCAAGTGAGCCAAATTTTTTAGCTCAACTTGCTCAG GATAATTGGCCCTCTGTTCTGTTTGCAATGGGGGGTGGTGTGGTCCTAAGCCTTGGGAATCTGGCCTCGCAATATGCTTTTGCTTTTGTTGGGTTGTCAATTACTGAAGTCATCACTGCAAGCATAACTGTTGTTATAG GCACAAGCTTGAATTACTTTTTGGATGGAAAAATTAATAGAGCTGGGATTCTTTTTCCTGGAGTTGGTTGCTTTCTGATTGCAGTTTGTCTAGGTTCTGCTGTTCATTCTTCGAATACTGCTGATAATAAAGTCAAGCTCAGCAATTTATCAAGTGATTATAACGCTAGATTAGT GGACTCTTTCATAGAAGGAG GTCTTGACGTGATTTGCACTGATAGGACATTGGTCTTTTATGAGAAGCAAGAGAACTTgtcaaaattatga
- the LOC112769345 gene encoding probable ureide permease A3 isoform X2: MLQLEMYLLESKAGAIVCVLLALFFLGTWPAILTLLERRGRLPQHTYLYYSLTNFLAALFIAFTVGEIGKSTPSEPNFLAQLAQDNWPSVLFAMGGGVVLSLGNLASQYAFAFVGLSITEVITASITVVIGTSLNYFLDGKINRAGILFPGVGCFLIAVCLGSAVHSSNTADNKVKLSNLSSDYNARLVDSFIEGGKKLR, encoded by the exons ATG TTGCAGTTGGAAATGTACTTGTTGGAGAGCAAGGCAGGTGCCATAGTTTGTGTGCTTTTGGCCCTTTTCTTCTTGGGGACATGGCCTGCTATCTTGACTTTGTTAGAGAGGCGAGGGCGTCTTCCTCAGCATACTTATCTTTATTACTCGCTCACCAATTTCCTTGCTGCTCTTTTCATTGCATTCACAGTTGGTGAGATAGGCAAGAGCACACCAAGTGAGCCAAATTTTTTAGCTCAACTTGCTCAG GATAATTGGCCCTCTGTTCTGTTTGCAATGGGGGGTGGTGTGGTCCTAAGCCTTGGGAATCTGGCCTCGCAATATGCTTTTGCTTTTGTTGGGTTGTCAATTACTGAAGTCATCACTGCAAGCATAACTGTTGTTATAG GCACAAGCTTGAATTACTTTTTGGATGGAAAAATTAATAGAGCTGGGATTCTTTTTCCTGGAGTTGGTTGCTTTCTGATTGCAGTTTGTCTAGGTTCTGCTGTTCATTCTTCGAATACTGCTGATAATAAAGTCAAGCTCAGCAATTTATCAAGTGATTATAACGCTAGATTAGT GGACTCTTTCATAGAAGGAGGTAAGAAGCTCAGATAA